The stretch of DNA CACAGACTAAACGATCGTGACTCTAACTAATCCGTGTAATCCGTGTAATCGGTAAAATCCGCGATCGTAACTGGTAATTGGTAATTACTTCTTTAAATCCGTTACATAATCTGTTGCCTGATTGGGAAAAAAGTAATTCACCTAAATGTGCTAATGTCTTGCCTGCGCTACAATTTCTTGAATTTAATGCAGAACCACAAATCAAAAAAAAGAATTAAAATTCAACTACTCCAGCGAAAAGAGGTATGGGTAATTACATGGCAAGGCTGGATAATTATCATTATCTCTTTAATAGCTTCCACGATATTAATAATCGGAAATATTTATCCATTCTTAGCAGTAAATGCGCCAGTAAAAGCTGATGTATTAGTAGTAGAAGGATGGTTGCCAGACTATGCAGTAGATAGCGCGATCGCAGAATTCAAAAAAGGGGGCTACAGTAAATTAATTACCACAGGTTTACCTGTAGGCAAAGGATACTATCTCGCTAAATATAAGAATTATGCCGAACTAACAGCCGCTTCTTGCATTGTACGAGGGCTGGATAAAGATAAACTGATAGCTGTGCCTGCACCCTATGTAATTAAATACCGAACTACCGCCTCCGCCATAGCACTAAAAGATTGGCTGGCAACTTCTGATTTAAAGGTAAAATCGATTAATATTTATACATTGGGAGCTCATGCCCGCAGGAGTTGGATGCTGTTTAAAGCTGTTCTGAGTCCTGAAGTAGAAGTAGGCGTAATCGCAGGCAAAGCGGAAGATTACGAGCCTCAGTTATGGTGGAATTCTAGCACAGGATTTCGGACAGTGATCAACGAAGTTATTGCTTATATTTACGCCAGTTTTAGGGGCTGGAAAGCTTAAAAGTTGTTAGTTGTTAGTTGTTAGTTGTTAGTTGTTTTGAGGGTACTTATTTGAGCGGAGAACGTGCCTACTGGTTAGCTTGGTCGCAAATAAAAGGTGTTGGGCCAATGTCCCTGCACAGATTACAGCAACACTTTGGTAATTTAACAGATGCTTGGGCAGCAAAACCAGCAGATTTACAGCAAGTTAATGGATTTGGTAAGCAGACAATTGAAACAGTCATCGGGGAAAGATCCTGTCTTAATCCCGAACAATTCCTCGAAGAACATCAAAAGAAAAACCCCTGTTTCTGGACACCCGCCGATACAGATTATCCCCGTTTACTATTAGAAATACCGAATCCACCACCTGTGCTTTATTATCGTGGTAATGTCGATCTGAAAGAAAATCACGGTATTACGCCGACTGTTGGGATTGTCGGTACGCGATCGCCTTCTGAATACGGAAAACGTTGGACTCGTAAAATTAGCACAGCCTTGGCAAAAAGAGGCTTTACCATTGTTTCTGGATTAGCCGCCGGCATTGATACAGAAGCTCATGCAGGCTGTTTAGACAGCGGTGGAAGGACTCTAGCAATTTTTGGCACTGGTGTTGATATTGTCTATCCTGCTGCGAATAAAAAGCTAGCTGAACGAGTTTTAGAGCAAGGATTAGCTATTAGCGAATATCCGGCGGGAACCAAACCTTATAAAACTCATTTTCCCCAACGCAATCGGATTATTGCTGGCTTAAGTCGGGCGGTATTGGTAATGGAAGCGCCGCAGAAATCGGGTGCTTTGATTACTGCTTATCAGGCTAATGATTTTTGTCGAGATGTTTATGTTTTAACTGCGAGATTAGACGATGAGCGCTCTTTTGGATGTTTGGAGTTACTGAGTAAAGGTGCTCATCCTATTTTACCTAGTAACGATCGCTTTTTAAGTGAAGAGCGTTTGTTAGAAATGCTGGGGGCTATGCCAAAATTAGATTCTGCTCAATTAGATTCTGCTCAATTAAATTCTCCTCAACAGTTGTCGCTATTTCCTGAAAATCCGCCGCCTATTTTAGAGCCAGACTTAGCGAAAGTATTGGAGGCGATCCCGTTTGAATCTACTGTTTTTGATTTGATTGTTGAAAGAGCAGGTTTAGCACCGGGAGAGGTATCTAGTGCGCTTTTACAGCTAGAATTATTAGAGTTAGTTTCGCAGTTGCCCGGAATGCGTTATCAGCGTTGTTAGGAAGAAGGAAGAAGGAAGAAGGATTTAGTTATCTAGGAGAGAAGGAAGAATGTTTATACAGTCAGTTTTTTAGCCATCCTTATCTTATGTTTAATTAGATGGATTTACTTAATAATTTTATATGGATTTGTTTTCCAAAGGTTCACCTGCGGCTTTCCAACCTTGAATGCTAGGAGGAAAAGCCCGGACGTTAGTATATCCTAACATTTCCAAAGTCATAACTCCCATTCCCGTTCGATAGCCCGTTGTACAATAGAGAACTACAGGGCGAACTTTTGGAATTTTATCTAGATTTTCAGCTAAGGTTGGCAAGGGGATATTAATGGCATTGGGAATGTGACCAGTTGCGTATTCAGCAGGCTGTCTGACATCAATTAATAGAGGATTATCTCTGGCAATTATCTTTTTGAGATCCTGGATTTTCATCACAGTGTAATAATCGCCGGGAAGAGAATTCAAAAAATTATCGATCGCTGCTGATAACTGCGTTTGAGGTATAGAACTAAGTGCTATGAGTGGCATGGGTGCGATCGCTAAAATCCAAATAGATAATAACGTTCCCATCAATAATTTCAGAAAAAATTTTCGCATATCTTTATCCTTAGAACTAAATAAACTCGCTACATTGCCGCCAGTTATCTACATCAGTTCCACCCGCTCATTCTCGCCATAACTGCTGCTAGGAGTGGCAATAAAGTAAAACCGAATAATTCTCCTTTGATTAGCCAAGATAGTCGGTTTACCTGGGCAATCTCTAAACTGGGAGCCTCACCCTTTTGCAAGTCTTTAAACCATGAAATAAAGGTGAATGTTGGATATAGGGAAAATAAACTGACTAGAATAAACACACCCATTTTAGCATAGAAAAAGGGATTATTTAGATAATAATCTGTTCCTTTGCCAAAGTAGAGAACTCTCAAAACTCCTGTCACTAGAATTATCGTCGCAGCTATCCCGTAAGCTGCATCAGCAAAAGCCACTCTTTTTGCTTCATCAAGTGTCATTTCTTTTTTTAAGTTGAACATCTCTACTGTCAGAGATGCAAAGGCTAGCATGAAGCCTAAGTAATGGAAATAAGCTGTGATTGAACTTGCCCACATGATGATCTCAGAAAAAGTGCAACGAACTAGAGAATTTTACTAGGTTAAAAAGCTTCTGGGAAATGAGTTAGTGGGGTAATATACCCCACCATTAAATGCTCAAGTTTTACCCATTGCTATTTCTAGTTTCAATTGCCGCCATTCTACCATACCGCCAGTAATATTAAAAACCGCTTCAAACCCTGACTTAATCAGAAAGTCGGCAGCAATTGGACTGCGGTGAGATGTTAAACAAATAACAGCAATTGGTTGATCTTGGGGCAAATCTCGAAACCATTGGGGTAAAATCCATTTGCGAAGCCAAGAAATTCTCCCGATCAAAATTCGAGGTAAACTGAGATTGATTGCACCAGGAGCGTGACCTGTGGCATACTCTAACTGACTGCGAACATCAATTAATAAAGGTCGGTTAGATAACTGAGTGAATTCTAGAGGGGAGAGATTAACCAGACTTGGTTTCATTAAAGATATAGATGCCATTGAAAACCTCTTTTCAATTTCAACTCACCAACATTTTTTGACAATCTTAATTGCCACCTTCTGCTGCACATTCGTGATGATGTTGATGACCGTGTTCGTGACGATGTTTATGATCGTGTTTTTCTTCATGTTTGTGTTCACCGCCATGTTCGTGACATTCTGCTTCTTCTCTCACTAAAGAACCATCAAGATAAGCGCTCACCGCTTTGTCTAAATCGGTTTCTTTGGTGACAATTGCTGCAATTCCTTTGCGTTCCAGCCTTTCCACCAAACCGCGTCCCATTCCCCCAGCAATCAAAACTTGTATATCATCTAATGGATGGGATTCATCGGGTGAACTATCGTGAAAAGATTGTGCTGGAGATAATTCTAAAAGTTGCTTGCCCAGAATTTCTGTGGCGTTGGTTTCGTAAATCCAAAATTTGCGGCAATGTCCAGCGTGTTCTGTAATCGCTGTTTTATTTTGACTCGCTAAGGCGATTTTCATAGCTGCTCCTGCTCTTTAAAGTGTTGATAATTTAGGCTTAATGCGTCAGTTACTTTCAATGGTTGAAAATCTTTAACTGAGATTTCGATTCAGATGGAAAACTAACTAAACTTTTGAGGTTTTCTGGGACTGAAAATACTGATGAGCATAAGCTTCCAAGGGACAATTAGGCTTGTGTTCCAGTCCCAAAGCCTGCCGACGCTCTAAATAATGTTGTTCCGTCCAGTTTTGTTCAATAGCTAAAGTTAATAAAGTCATTACTCCGGCTCGTAAACCTGACGCACATCGCGTATAAATTGGTTTGGGTGCGGCATCAACGGCTTGGATAAAGCCTTCGAGAGTGGCTGGAGTTAAGTTTAGTCTATCGATGGGCAGACTAATAAATTCAAAACCCAGTTGTTTGACTTGTTCTGCATTCAATTGATTCTCTTCACTGATTGTACACAAATCAATGATGGTTTGGTAGCCTTTTTGGTGAATTTCTCTCAGTTCTTCCTGGGAAACAACATTACCAATTGCTAGAGATTCAGTTACGTTTTGAAACATTAATTTTGTCCTACTGTTGATTAATTGATTTATGCTTAAACCCACCAGGGAGCATTCCCAGTTCGCGGGTCAATTTCTGTCCAAGGAGCCATAAAAATTGTGTTGTTTTCAACGGTGACGCGAACTAATTTCAGTGGGAGAGGTGCGGGCCCACGCACGACAGAACCATCAGGACTATAGCGAGAACCATGACAGGGACATTGAAATTGTTGGTCGGTTTCATTCCAAGGAAATGTGCAACCTAAATGGGTGCAGTTATCGACAATTCCGATATTGTCGATCGCGCCGTCTTGTTTGACAATTAAATAAGTAGGTTCGCCAGCTAACCCAGCAACTAAGGCGCGAGTTCCAGGGGGTTCTGCTAATATCTGGCTGGCAGGAATGGGATTGCCTAATTTATCTTTGGCGATGATTGCTCCTCCTGCGCCGCTTTCTGTGGGTGGGATCAAGTATTTGGCTACTGGATAAAGTGCGGCTCCCGCAGTGGAGGCCACGACTGCACCCGTCAAAAAATTGAGCAATTGCCGACGGGATATGGAAGGACTATCGAGGGGAAAAGTGTTGTCCATTTTGGATTCGTTCTTAAGTTGGTGCAATTTGCACCATTAATACTACTATATAGCTAATTAGTCAAATAGTCAAGTCAATGTTTTACTTTTTCTGGTTGAAGCTTGCCATCCAGGGCGAAGCGCTATAACTGTAAGTTGGAAACTTGTTGATAGGCAAGCTCCAAATTAATACCATTTCCCTAAAAGTATGCTATAATAACAATGAGATTTTGAGGAGTGGTGCATGAAAGTAAATTACCAAGAAAGAATTGATTTAAGCGTTGGGGAGTTAAAAATAATTTTGTCGCAGCAGCGAACTATAACTAACCGACAAAAAATTCAGGCACTTTATTGGTTAAAAGCGGGATTAAGTCCCAGCCTTACAGATGTAGCAGAACGTTTAGGGGTACATAGGATAACTGTAAATAGATGGTTAAAACAATATTGGTGTCAAGATGAAACAAGAATTGGCTTAAAAACAATTGAAAGGAAAAGAATTACAGCTTTAGGAGTCAAACCAATAGGTAAAGTTCAATGGAATTTTAAAGCCTACTAATGTTATCCAATTGGATAATGGAAAGTTCCATCAAAGTAGTAGGCTAAAAATACCCGATAATATTCTACTAATTTTTCAACCACCATACAGCCCTGAATTGAATCCAATTGAGAGAATATGGTTACACATAAAACAAGAACTAAGTTGGGGAATCTATGAAAATCTAGAGGGTCTTAAAGAAAAAGTTTGCGTTTTTCTGGGAGAACTTTCAACAGAAGAAATAGCATCTATAGCCGGATGGGACTATATTTTATCAGCCCTAGCTACTGTTGCATAATTTTGGAGAATTGGTATAAGTTATTGAACGAGGATCGTAATTAAAGCAAATCTCTCAAAGTCGCATCCTCCCCCAAAACCTTCAATACTTTCTTAATCTCCTGAGTCCTCTCCTTCTTCACAATCAAAGTCACATTCCCATCTCGCACCACCACCACATCTTCCAAACCAATAGTTACAATTACCTCAGCATCATCCGCCGCATAAAAAATTCCCCCACTCGTATCAATTCCCACATGATTTGCTAACTCTACATTAGCCTTATCTCCCTGCAACAAACGCGCGATCGCATTCCAATCTCCCAAATCATCCCAACCAAAAGCCACAGGCAAAACGTAAGCCTTCTGTGTCTTCTCCATCAACGCATAATCAATACTAATCTTCGGCAAATCGTGATAAGCAGCCGCACCCTTCGCTTCCAAAGCCGCCATCATTTCCGGTACATAATCCCGCAACTCTGCCAATACCACCCCCACCCGAAACACAAAAATTCCGCCATTCCAACTAAACCTACCAGTAGCTAAAAATTCCTCAGCCGTCTTGATATCAGGCTTTTCCGTAAACCTCGCCACCCGATAAGCTGGAAATCCCCCAAAACTACCAATTTCCTCACCTTGCTCAATATAGCCGTAGCCAGTCGAAGCATAACTAGGTTTTACTCCCAAAGTTGCGATCGCATCCCTACTCACAGCCAACTCAGCCGCCGCCGCCAAAGTCGCCTCAAACACCTCCGGTTCCGCAATCCAATGATCTGCCGGGAAAAATCCCACCACCGCATCTTCACCATAACGCCGAGAAGTCTCGATCGCAGTCCACGCCACCGCTGGGGCCGTATCCCGTCCCTCCGGTTCCGCCAACAAATTCTCGACTGGCAATAAGGGTAACTGTTCCCGCACCCCATCCGCCAACTGTGCAGATGTCACCACCCACAAACCATCCCAACCCCCAGCCAACGGCAATAAACGCTCAGCCGTAGCTTGCAACAAACTCTTACCACTGCCATCCAGACTCAAAAACTGTTTTGGTCGATGTTTGCGACTCAAAGGCCAGAAACGTTCACCCTTACCACCAGCGAGAATAACAGGAATCATAATTTATTTAGGATTTTAGAGTTTGCATGATTTAATTTTAATAGCAAAATGGCTGACGATCGCGGCAAAGCCTTCTTCCTTCTACTTACTACACATATTCATCCACAATGTTGTAAATAGCTTGCGCTAATGCTGGATCGAATTTTAATTCCATAATCTCGCTTTCAGGATTTTTCATTATTACATTATCTAAACTTTTGGCTTTGAAACGAAACATATCTGCTTCAGTATTGACATCGATCTTGAAGTTGTCACCATCTACTCGAACGGAAATAATATCATCGAGCGAAATTTTATACGTAAAAGTCAGAAGATATTTAAGCCGACTTGATGTATTGATGATTTCCAGAATTTTTTCTCTATTAGTAAAACAAATATCTGCCATATAGTTGTTACTCCTGAATTTTTTAGCAGCCTCGAATGACTTACTTCTGCGCGATCGCATACAAGACATTTACCTCCAGTTTATGAACTTCATTAGTCCGCAGAAATTCCAGATTCGCTTGTCGCACACGCTCCCTTGCCACTGAGTTCAATTGGTCAATCGTACCCCTGAGCCCCCCACCCAAAATCATCGTCCACCAATCTTCAGGAGAATTCAGTTCATGGGTGACAGCTTCGGCAAAAACCTCTATCTGTGTCGCGCCACCCGCTTCTAGGAGTGCCTTGAGCGAGGCGCGATCGCTAATACGATCCCAGGGTGTAAATTTTTTAACCAAGTCTGGACGTTCCGCCTCAATCGTATTCCAGAATATTTGGTTTGCAGGTTCAAACACTTTCTCTCCCCAGGAAGTAATCGCTAGTTTCCCCCCAGGACGAACCATTCGCCAAAGTTCTCGAACTGCTGCAATCATATCTGGAACAAAGAAAATCCCGAAAACACAAACAATTGCGTCAAAACTCTCGCTGGGTAGCCCTAGATTTTCAAAATCGCCATATCGAAATTCTATATTTTCAAGACCTTGCTGCTGTGACTTATTGCGTGCCAGTTCCAGTAAGGATTCGGCAATATCTATACCTAGCACCTGTCCAGTCGCACCTACAGATATTGCTGCGGGAATTGCAGAAGCACCAGTCCCACAACAAACGTCTAAAACACGATCTCCAGAACTAAGCGAAAGTCGATCGATCGTTTGTTGCCCAAAACGACTCCAGAAAGATAAGGCTGGAGCGTCAAAGCGATCGGATGCGGCATTAAAAATTGTTTCGATCTTCGCGATCGCCTCTTCCTTGCTAGTCATAAAAAATTTCGGTAATGGGGAAATGAGAGCGTATTTTATAAGAAATACCCTGAAAACCCTGCGACTTTAGTCCAGGGATGAAAGGGGACGGGAGACTTTAGTCTCCCAGTTAGATATTCCAAGTATAGTACAATAAATCAAAGGAGGTGAAACCAAATGTATGCAGTGCAAAAAGATATCTGGCATTTAACAGGGCGCGATAAATCTATTGTCGAGCAAGTATTGAGATGGTCGAACAATTTGTTTAATGTGGGAACTTACGAAAGTCGGCAACGATACTTTAGGGATAGAAGCGCAGTTAAATATCCCGAACTGTACAAAATAACCAAAGCCAATGAAAATTACGGATTGCTTCACTCACAAGTAGCTCAACAATCCCTCAAATCTGTCGCCGAATCCTTTAGCTCTTTCCGAGGCTTAGAAAGGCTGGCTAAGAAAGGAAAACTTAATCAAAAGCCGAGACTACCCAAATATAGAACCAAAGGCGGTATGTACCAAGTCTCTTATCCGGGACAAGCCTTGAAAATAGTCGGCAATCGAGTGAGACTACCTCTGGGAACCAAAGGAAAAGAACACTTTGGGGCAGATGCTCTCTGGGTTCCATTACCTGAACGCATCAAAGGTTGCCCGCTCAAAGAACTCAGGCTAATCCCTAGAAATGGTGAGGTATGGATTGAATATGTCCACGAATCTCTGACTGAACAAGCCCCTAGTTGCAGCTTGGAAGTAACGGGAATTCTAGGCATCGATCATGGTATCAATAACTGGTTGACCTGTGTTTCTAGTAATGGTAATCCCTTTATTGTCGATGGTCACAAATTGAAGTCTTGGAACCAATGGTTTAACAAGCAAAAAGCGCGAGTTCAATCAGAACACGCTAAACGTAAGTTGCCCAAAGACCGAGATTGTCTGCCAGTGAAAGTTGGTGAAAAACCCGACAATTGGCAGCCATCAGGTAAAAGAATCAAACGAGGTTTGTACCGTTCGGCTCAGAAATTAATTCTGAATGCAGATGTTAATGGCGCGGCAAATATCATCCGCAAATCAAAAGTAGCCACAGA from Kamptonema formosum PCC 6407 encodes:
- the petC gene encoding cytochrome b6-f complex iron-sulfur subunit; translated protein: MDNTFPLDSPSISRRQLLNFLTGAVVASTAGAALYPVAKYLIPPTESGAGGAIIAKDKLGNPIPASQILAEPPGTRALVAGLAGEPTYLIVKQDGAIDNIGIVDNCTHLGCTFPWNETDQQFQCPCHGSRYSPDGSVVRGPAPLPLKLVRVTVENNTIFMAPWTEIDPRTGNAPWWV
- a CDS encoding transposase, translating into MDNGKFHQSSRLKIPDNILLIFQPPYSPELNPIERIWLHIKQELSWGIYENLEGLKEKVCVFLGELSTEEIASIAGWDYILSALATVA
- a CDS encoding class I SAM-dependent methyltransferase yields the protein MTSKEEAIAKIETIFNAASDRFDAPALSFWSRFGQQTIDRLSLSSGDRVLDVCCGTGASAIPAAISVGATGQVLGIDIAESLLELARNKSQQQGLENIEFRYGDFENLGLPSESFDAIVCVFGIFFVPDMIAAVRELWRMVRPGGKLAITSWGEKVFEPANQIFWNTIEAERPDLVKKFTPWDRISDRASLKALLEAGGATQIEVFAEAVTHELNSPEDWWTMILGGGLRGTIDQLNSVARERVRQANLEFLRTNEVHKLEVNVLYAIAQK
- a CDS encoding YdcF family protein, with protein sequence MQNHKSKKRIKIQLLQRKEVWVITWQGWIIIIISLIASTILIIGNIYPFLAVNAPVKADVLVVEGWLPDYAVDSAIAEFKKGGYSKLITTGLPVGKGYYLAKYKNYAELTAASCIVRGLDKDKLIAVPAPYVIKYRTTASAIALKDWLATSDLKVKSINIYTLGAHARRSWMLFKAVLSPEVEVGVIAGKAEDYEPQLWWNSSTGFRTVINEVIAYIYASFRGWKA
- a CDS encoding fused DSP-PTPase phosphatase/NAD kinase-like protein, giving the protein MFQNVTESLAIGNVVSQEELREIHQKGYQTIIDLCTISEENQLNAEQVKQLGFEFISLPIDRLNLTPATLEGFIQAVDAAPKPIYTRCASGLRAGVMTLLTLAIEQNWTEQHYLERRQALGLEHKPNCPLEAYAHQYFQSQKTSKV
- a CDS encoding helix-turn-helix domain-containing protein, which translates into the protein MKVNYQERIDLSVGELKIILSQQRTITNRQKIQALYWLKAGLSPSLTDVAERLGVHRITVNRWLKQYWCQDETRIGLKTIERKRITALGVKPIGKVQWNFKAY
- a CDS encoding rhodanese-like domain-containing protein, yielding MASISLMKPSLVNLSPLEFTQLSNRPLLIDVRSQLEYATGHAPGAINLSLPRILIGRISWLRKWILPQWFRDLPQDQPIAVICLTSHRSPIAADFLIKSGFEAVFNITGGMVEWRQLKLEIAMGKT
- a CDS encoding DUF2214 family protein yields the protein MWASSITAYFHYLGFMLAFASLTVEMFNLKKEMTLDEAKRVAFADAAYGIAATIILVTGVLRVLYFGKGTDYYLNNPFFYAKMGVFILVSLFSLYPTFTFISWFKDLQKGEAPSLEIAQVNRLSWLIKGELFGFTLLPLLAAVMARMSGWN
- a CDS encoding rhodanese-like domain-containing protein → MRKFFLKLLMGTLLSIWILAIAPMPLIALSSIPQTQLSAAIDNFLNSLPGDYYTVMKIQDLKKIIARDNPLLIDVRQPAEYATGHIPNAINIPLPTLAENLDKIPKVRPVVLYCTTGYRTGMGVMTLEMLGYTNVRAFPPSIQGWKAAGEPLENKSI
- a CDS encoding RNA-guided endonuclease InsQ/TnpB family protein, with amino-acid sequence MYAVQKDIWHLTGRDKSIVEQVLRWSNNLFNVGTYESRQRYFRDRSAVKYPELYKITKANENYGLLHSQVAQQSLKSVAESFSSFRGLERLAKKGKLNQKPRLPKYRTKGGMYQVSYPGQALKIVGNRVRLPLGTKGKEHFGADALWVPLPERIKGCPLKELRLIPRNGEVWIEYVHESLTEQAPSCSLEVTGILGIDHGINNWLTCVSSNGNPFIVDGHKLKSWNQWFNKQKARVQSEHAKRKLPKDRDCLPVKVGEKPDNWQPSGKRIKRGLYRSAQKLILNADVNGAANIIRKSKVATDSIIERVGSGLLTNPLRIKLWRDSSPSFCP
- a CDS encoding mannose-1-phosphate guanylyltransferase, whose product is MIPVILAGGKGERFWPLSRKHRPKQFLSLDGSGKSLLQATAERLLPLAGGWDGLWVVTSAQLADGVREQLPLLPVENLLAEPEGRDTAPAVAWTAIETSRRYGEDAVVGFFPADHWIAEPEVFEATLAAAAELAVSRDAIATLGVKPSYASTGYGYIEQGEEIGSFGGFPAYRVARFTEKPDIKTAEEFLATGRFSWNGGIFVFRVGVVLAELRDYVPEMMAALEAKGAAAYHDLPKISIDYALMEKTQKAYVLPVAFGWDDLGDWNAIARLLQGDKANVELANHVGIDTSGGIFYAADDAEVIVTIGLEDVVVVRDGNVTLIVKKERTQEIKKVLKVLGEDATLRDLL
- the dprA gene encoding DNA-processing protein DprA; this translates as MSGERAYWLAWSQIKGVGPMSLHRLQQHFGNLTDAWAAKPADLQQVNGFGKQTIETVIGERSCLNPEQFLEEHQKKNPCFWTPADTDYPRLLLEIPNPPPVLYYRGNVDLKENHGITPTVGIVGTRSPSEYGKRWTRKISTALAKRGFTIVSGLAAGIDTEAHAGCLDSGGRTLAIFGTGVDIVYPAANKKLAERVLEQGLAISEYPAGTKPYKTHFPQRNRIIAGLSRAVLVMEAPQKSGALITAYQANDFCRDVYVLTARLDDERSFGCLELLSKGAHPILPSNDRFLSEERLLEMLGAMPKLDSAQLDSAQLNSPQQLSLFPENPPPILEPDLAKVLEAIPFESTVFDLIVERAGLAPGEVSSALLQLELLELVSQLPGMRYQRC
- a CDS encoding NifB/NifX family molybdenum-iron cluster-binding protein, yielding MKIALASQNKTAITEHAGHCRKFWIYETNATEILGKQLLELSPAQSFHDSSPDESHPLDDIQVLIAGGMGRGLVERLERKGIAAIVTKETDLDKAVSAYLDGSLVREEAECHEHGGEHKHEEKHDHKHRHEHGHQHHHECAAEGGN